The genomic DNA ATTGGATTGATTGATTGGTCTGTAACAGAAGATCCTGAGGAGCAAGTAACAGAAATTCAAATTCCTATAATGAAAAAATAAAGCAATAAGTTGTAAGACTCGTATAATTACAAATGAGGATCAAACACGATAATTAAGTTACTTATTTTTTAATTCTCTATTGACCTTCAAGTTACTTGAAGGTTTAAACTAAGAAAAGAGAGTTGAAAAAAAGGAGCATATTAGAGTATGGAAGCAACAGAAAAGTTAAGAGAAAAACCGATAAAAAGCTTATTTATTTCATATTTAATACCAGCCGTCCTCGGAATGGTATTAATGTCAGTGAATATTGTAATTGATGCGGTTATGATTAGTAGAGGAGTTGGGGCGAACGGTTTAGCAGGAGTGAACGTGGCTATTCCAGCCTTTTCGATTTTCTTCTCTATTTCATTATGGATTGGAATGGGCGGGGCAACGTTATATTCCATTGCATTAGGTGAAAATAAACGAGAGAGAGCAAGGTCTATTTTTACTCAATCAATGACGGTAGCAGTTGTTATCGTAGGTGTTTTAGCAGCTATTTGCTTATGGAGAATAGAAGATTTAGCATACTTATTTGGTGCAAATGAAGTGATTTTACCGTATGCATTAGACTATTTACACGTATTATTAACATTTGGAATGATATACGTTTTAGAAAATATTTTAAGTACATTTATTCGAAATGATGGAAATCCTAATTTAGCGATGGCAGGTCTTGTTGTAACGGCTGTATTAAATATCGTGTTTGACTACATCTTTATTTTTATTTTTGGATGGGGCGTAACAGGTGCTGCTTCAGCGACTATTCTTTCGGCAGCGATTGGTTTCCTTGTATTATTAACTCATTTCTTTAGAAAAAGTAGTATCTTAAAGTGGACGAAATTCCATTTTGAATGGGATACTGTCAAACAAATTATGGTGATTGGTTTCCCAAGTTTTACAGCAGAAAGTACGGTTGCAATCGTAACGATTGGTTTTAATATCGCATTCGTCCAATATGCAGGAGAAGTAGGAGTAGCTTCCTATGCGATGGTGAATAGTATTCATGCAATGACATTACTACTATTCTTCGGTGTAGGTGCTGCATTGCAACCAATTGCTAGTTTCCATTATGGTGCAAACTTATCAGAAAGATTGCGTGAAGGATTGAAGTTTGCTGTGAAAATTGCAGTTGTCCTCGGAGGCGTTGCGATAATTGTCGGATTATTCTTCGGGAAATATATCATTGGTTTATTTGATGTTCAATCTCCAGAATTATTGGAGTTAACCTTAACAGGTATTAGTTTATTCTTTATCCAATACGTATTTTTAGGTTATAACATTGTGTATGGAGAGTACTTCCAATCAGTGCGACAAACGAAGAAATCAGTACTTATTATAATGAGCCGAGGATTACTATTTATTCTTCCATTGTTATGGATTATGCCAAAATTATTTGGGATAAACGGAATTTGGCTCGTTATGCCAGTTGCGGAAGTAATGACAGCGATTATCGTATTTACGATGAATCGTATAAAACATCCTGTTCCATTAAATATGGCAGGAGAGAAAGAAGCGATATGATGAAGAAAATCCCCTTAAGCAATTAAGGGGATTTTTTATTCCTTTAAACTAATCGCAAAAGATCCATCCGTTTCTTGAACAGAAGCAAAGGCAACGTTTTTAATATTTGTAATTCCTTTTTCTTTTAATTCTTTATATAACCATTTTTCATTTTTATGTATTAACTTTAAGTTATCATATTGAATTTGTGAATCGACGATAAGGGCAATTGGTAACCCAGCATACTTAACATCTATGTTTAAATCTTTTGGAGTTAATGGTACAAGTTCTCTTTTTGGTAAAATACTAATAGCGCCGTTCGCTTCTAAAATAGCGTATTCAATTTCATGAACACTTGGATAACCTGCAACGCGAAGATTAGAAAGGAGTTCTGCAATGGGGTATCTACTTTTTTGTAAGTTCTCAAAAATAATATCACCATGTTTAATTAAAATGATAGGGTGTCCGAGAATAAAGCGATTTAGTTTGTTAAATAGGCTTAATTTTGTAAGGAGTAAATGTAAACATGTGATAACAACCATACCGAGAAATGCTTGTAAAGCACCAGAGACGGGTATGGCCTGGAAAGCTAAATAAGATAAAAAAATTATAGCCCCAAAATCATGAGGAGTTAGTTGTGCTAACGCGGATTTACCGAGTAACTTAAGCGATAGTAAAAATAAGATAAAAAAGAACGACACGTTACATAAAAAGAGAAGCAATAGAGACACTCCTTCGTGTAAAGTTGTACTTACTATTCCCGAAAGTAATATAAATATTACCTTTCAGAGGATAAATTAGGGTTTATTCAAATCTGTCTGTATACAAACAAATAAATGGATATTATCATGAAGGAAGTAAAAGAAAATAGGAGTATATGAATATGAGAAAGAAGAAAATAATGAAGTGCATTTTAGTTGTCATAATGATTTGCGCCGTGTATATGGGTTTTTTACAATATCACATTTATAAGCATGGGCATATGAATGCAACCTACGATGCTGACTACATAATTGTACTAGGATCGAAAGTAAATGGGACGAAACCATCTTATTCATTGCAATATCGTATTGATAAAGCAGCTGAATATTTAAAATCACATGAGAAAACAATTGCTATTGTATCTGGCGGACAAGGAAAAGGTGAAGACATTTCAGAAGCATTAGCAATGAAACAAGGATTAATAAAACAAAACATCGCAGAAGACCGTATTATAATGGAGGACAAATCTACGAGCACAGATGAGAACATTACATTCTCAAAACCGTTAATACCAGCCGATATGAAAAAAGGTATGATCGTAACAAACGATTTTCATATGTTTAGAGCAAAAAAAATAGCGGCCAAACAAGGTTTACAATTAGAAGGCCTTCCGGCAAAAACACCGAAACCAATCATCATTCCATCGAATGTACGAGAATATTTAGCAATTACACAATATTGGTTTATGAATCGAATATAGAGAAAATAATCCCGCCTGAAATTTCAGGCGGGATTATTTTAGAGGAAAATCTTACAAATATGTCACGTTCGTGAAAGGTAAAGCGATAGTTTCTGGAATGGTTTCCTGACATAATGAAGGTAACAAAAACTATTTAGAGGTGAATCGGATGAAAGGAAATAATATTTTATCTTCGTTATGTTACTTTAGTATATTTTTTGCACCATTTTTACTACCAATTATCGTGTACTTTGTTGCAGAAGATGAAGTGAAGTATCACGCGAAAAAAGCATTTTGGTCACATGTTTTCCCATACGCAATCTTATTTGGAGGACTAGCAGTATCAGGAATGTACGGTTTAGGTTTCGATCAATCTGACGGTGCTGGAATTGGAATGATTATCACATATGCAGTGTTCATTCTTGTAGGAATTTATTACTTTATTTGGAATATCGTCAGAGGTATTAAAGTTTTGAAAACGGCGTAATAAGATAAGTATAATTTCATTTACCGTATTGATAAACGTTTTAAAAAAGAGCAATTCAAAATGAAGTGACCCCTAAAAGTTAGACACGGTTATTTCATTAGGCAGCTTGATAAAAGTGAGTCCGGTATTGTACCGGGCTCATTTTTAATTTTTCCTTAATCCGTTTCGTATTATAATAATCTATATATTTTTCTAATTCTATTTTAAAGTGCTCTACATTTTCAAATTCTTTTATGTAGAGGAACTCCGACTTCATAATCCCAAAGAAATTTTCTATTACTGCGTTGTCGTAACAGTTGCCTTTTCGAGACATACTCTGGACGATAGCTCTTGATTCAAGAGTACGGACGTACTGTCTCATTTGATAATGCCATCCTTGATCCGAATGCATCAGTAGCTGGTGCGTTTCAGGTAAACGTTCCAATGCTTTCTCTAACATGTCTGAAACAAGCGAATACGTCGGTCTAGAACCAATTGTATAGGTAATAATTTCACCATTATACAAATCTAATACAGGTGATACATACAGTTTTTCTCCAAACAATTTAAACTCTGTGATGTCTGTTACCCACTTTTGATTCGGTGCATCTGTATGAAAATTACGCTCTAAAATATTAGGTGCAATTCTACCGACTTTTCCTTTATAGGATTTATATTTCTTCATACGCACAACACACTTTAACCCAAGCTCTTTCATAATGCGCTGAACCTTCTTGTGGTTCACTTTCTGGCCACGATTCGTTAATTCATCACGAATGCGACGGTAACCATAACGACCTTCATTTTCCTCATAAATCGCTTTAATCTCAGCTTTCAAATCGGCATCTACATCTGGACGATTCATTTTCTTTACTAAATCATAATACGTGCTTCGAGGAATAGTAGCTAGCTCCACGAGTGCCTTCACCGAATATTTATGCCTTAATTCATAGACTACTTGCGCTTTGTCTTGTTTTGTGATTTTTCCTTGTTTTGAACTAAGGCATTTAACTTTTTTAAGTACTCATTTTCCATCTCAAGCTGTTTAATGCGTGCTTCAAGTGCTTCGACTGACCCTTCAGCTAAAGGTTGTTTTAATTGTTTATTTGAATCTTTTTTCATGGATGGACGCCCCTTTTTCTTAGATTGAAGGGCATCAATTCCTTGTGTTTCGAGCTGTTTTTTCCAAACAGAAATCGTTGAAGGGGCAGGAATATTAAAGATAGCTGCCGTCTCAAATAAGGACATACCGTTTTCAATCATAAAGTTTAGTACGTCTAGTTTAAATTGTTGTGTGTAATTTGTACATCGTTTTAGAAAAGCTTCCAGACCATTCTGTTTATATTGGTTTACCCAATTCAAAATGATTGTGTCACTTATACCGAGCGATCTACCCATTTCTCGATAACTTTCATTTCCGTTCAAATAACGTAGAACGATTTGTATTTTTTCATCAGCTGTAAATTTAGCCATAGAAAAACTGCACCTCCAATTGTTAGACTGTGTCTAACAATTGGGGTGCAGTTCAAAAAGAATTGCTCTTTTTGTGCTTATAAGTTGTGAATAATGAAAAATGTATGTTAATTTTTCATTATGAAGAGAAAAAAGGAGTGATTTTCATGAATGAGATGATACATAAGATGGAGCAACATGTTTCAGTTCGTAAATATAAAGAAGAATCAATTCCGAAAGATGTAGTAGAAAAGATGGTGCACGCTGCACAACATGCAGCTTCATCACATTTTGTACAGGCGTATTCTGTTATATATGTAACAGATCAGGAATTAAAAGCTAAACTAGCAGAGCTATCCGGAAATCGCCATGTGAAAGACTGTGCAGCATTTTTTATTTGTTGTGCAGATTTAAAACGACTTGAAATTGCATGTGAAAAACATGGTACAGAGATAAAGCATGAGGGAGTAGAAGACTTTATCGTTGCGACGGTAGATGCATCACTTTTTGCGCAAAACTTAGCACTAGCGGCAGAGTCATTAGGCTACGGTATTTGTTATATTGGTGGTATTCGTAATAATCCGAGAGAAGTGAGCGAATTGCTTCATTTACCGGATAAAGTATATCCTGTATTCGGAATGACAGTCGGTGTACCAGATGAAGAACATGGAGTTAAACCACGTTTACCAGTAGCAGCAGTTCTTCATGAAAATGGATATAATGAACAGAAATATGATGAATTACTAAATGAATATGATGAAACGATGAGCGCGTATTACAAAGAAAGATCATCAAATCAAAAAAACGTAACGTGGACGGAATCAATGAGTTCATTTATGTCCAAAGAAAAAAGAATGCATATGAAAGAGTTTTTAAGTGAAAAAGGTTTAAATAAGAAGTGAGTAAAGAGGCAAACCTGTGATGTGGGTTTGCCTTTTTTGGAAGGAGAAATACCTAAGGCCAGAAAGTTCTTTATTCTTTCTGAACTTAGGTATTTTGTTTGTTATCATATACATAGAAATAAAAATTAATAATTTTTTATAAAAGTGATAGAAAAAGAGAATGAAATGCCAATAGTAAGTAAAAGCAGCTGCTAAAGGGGAACTGAGGAAGGAAGATGCTTATGATTTTCAATTCTGAAGAGGATTTAATTATAGCTATGAAAAAACATGATCAAGATGCTTTGAAAGAAGTGATTGATCAATATGGAAAATTAATTTTGTACATTATTCATAAATCATTAAGTACCCCTATTGAAAAACAATATGTGGATGATTGTTATAACGATGTATTTACTGTCATTTGGTTTAATATCGACCAATTTGATAATGTAAAAAGCGGCATAATAGCCGCTTTTTACATTATCACGTTTAAAAATATATCATGATATTTCATTCGAAACCTAATTCTTAATGCATAACCTAAAGCAACTTCTATAATAAATGCAAACTTTCAATAAGAAGATACATACCCGTACAACTTAAAAGGATATACGTAAATATTTTAAAAATCCGTTGATTAAGCCATTTGAAAATAATTTGACCTATAAACAAACCTAAAAATAAAATTGGGATGGCATAAAAACTTGATTCCCAAATGGTTTTGTTTGTGCCAGTAAAGAGTATTTGAGTTACTAGACTAATGAAATATATAAACAGATAAAAAGCTAATGTAGTTGCTCTTAACTTCTCTTTTTCAGTATCAGTTCCTGTAAAATAAAGTAACAGGGGAGGACCTGGCATACCGATACTTGTCGTTAAAAGACCAGATAATCCACCAACTATGAAATCTCTAGATTGTGTTGATCTAACCTTAATTTTGCATATTAGCAACAATGTTAATAGTAAGAGTAGGATGCTAACTGCTAATTTAAAAGTGTTTATGTTAACGGAAATGAAGATTAAAATACCAAAAGGTACACCAACTATACTTCCCAAAATAAACCTTTTCAGTAGAACAAAATCAACGTCCATTCTTATTTTCCAAATGAGTGAAATGGAGATAATTAAAGATAAAATAATGTTTATTTGTATAGCTTCTTGTGGTAAAAATAACATAAGTAAGAAAGGGGTTGCCATTATGGAAAAGCCAAAACCTGTACTTGCTTGCAGAATAGAAGCCACTAATATAATACATATGAAAATGAATGTGATACCCAAAACAGCCCTCCTCTTTAATCAAGTTTAACTAGTTGAAGTCTCTTATTTAAGTGCAAACTTTCACAAACTTATTTATATTTTAACATAAATATCTAGTTTTTTCTCAAATAGTGTTGCCATATAAGGATCATTAACTAAAAAATTAGACTGACATTTTTAAGCAATTTTATTATTGGGAAACAAATAATGAATGGGATTAAAATCTATTGATTATCATTAGATTATTCACTGAGATCCCCGCGATAAACAAGAAAAGCCATATAAAATTTACAAAAATACAGCATGTAGCTAATAAACTGCCAATTATTTGAGGAGAAAGAATTTCTAACAGCCCTCCTGTAAAAAACATAGATAACTGAATAAGAGATCCGTAAACGGAATAATGGAATGAAAAAACTTTACCCATCATATTTTCGTGTGTGTAAGTTTGAAGTAATGTCGTATCAAGTGGAACGAGGATTCCTCCTGCTATGCGCATACAGAATAAAGTAACGATACCGATAATAAGTTGATCGGATAGAATGAATCCGAGAAAGAAAATTCCTTGTAATAATTAGGCTCAACCGAATACTTTTTTCATTTTTTCTTTATTATGAGACATATAAAGATTAACGAGAAGGCTTCCAATCATAAGCCCAATGCCTTGAACTGTATATAAAATTCCAATGTTAGTGTGGAAAATTCTCTCGGTATAGATCGTTAGGAGTAGCTGATAAGCGCCTCCAATAATGCCCCATGAAATGCCGACAAGAATTAATGTTAAAATAATTTTTGTTTGTAATATGTATGTATAACGATCTTTTATATCAGTGAAAAATGTTTCTTATTCCATATTAAACGATATTTTGTTAGTTGAAATCGCAAATAAGAGGGATATAAATTCATACGAAAGTATGAAAAAAAACAGCTCAAATATGAGCTGTTTTTCTATAGTTTTTAGTTCATTTGTCAAGGATAGGATATATTAATATCCGTATCCGCCGCCACCCCAACAGCTACATCCGATGATGATTAGAAGGATGAATAGTACGATAAGCAAAGCAAATCCACCGCCGAAACCAGCGCAACTTCCACCATAACTCATATGTTTTCCTCCTTTTTAGTAAGTTAATCTATATGGTTCATGGACTACTATATACAGTATGTTTTTTGTATAGAAAACGAGCCAGTCTCATTTATAATTAGACAAATGCCTGTAGATTCATTAGGATTGTATGTTAGTGATTTGTAAATGAACCTTTACGTGATTCGTAATTTAGGCATAAAAAAATAAAAAATTGTAAAAAAAACCATTTTTTTATTTTTTTATGAGAGAATATGTACTATAATTTTACAAGTAATATTATGGGAAAAGGGAGTTTTAGTATAGAGATGGAGATGGGACAATTACAAAATAAAATAGAAAACAAAAAGAAAGAGTTAATTCAACTTGTTGCGAGACACGGATTGGATCATGATAAAGTTTTGTTATTTAGCCGAGATTTAGATATACTAATTAATAAGTTTATGAATGGAAAAGACAAAGTGCATAAATAAAAAATTTATAGTTTTTTATATTAAGATGTTTCACGAGAAGGAGAGGACAGTAATTGGAACATTTACAGGAAGAATTGTATAAACAAATAAAAGAAGAAAAAGGTACAGTTACAATTTTCTTAAAGAGTGGCGTTAGAATAGTAGGAGAAGTTGTTGGAGTAGATAAATTTACAGTTTTAATATTAGTGGATGGAAAACAACAGCTTATTTATAAGCAGGCTATATCAACAATAATGAAATAAGACACTCTTGTTGAGTGTCTTATTTCATTATTGCTTGCATGCCTCAACATCAATACCGGCAGCAATTAACTTCTTTTCTCCATCTTGTTCAATAATTTTTTGTAATTTAGATAGGAAAGAATCAAAGTTTGTATGCTTTGCTACTTGGAATGTCATTTTATGTTCAATTGGTAACCACGTATCAATATCAGCTTCGTTATGTTGGATTTTCACCTCAAGTTTATCGAGTGCATTAGCAACTTTTGCTTCGTACGTTTCTTTCGCTTCAAACTCCATCCATAAGTCATATAATTCCTCACCGAGAGAACTTGTTAATGTTTGTTTAATATTTAAAATAGCTTCTAGTTCATTTTTTTGTTTTTGTAGTTGTAATTCGTGACTATTCATCGTATCAAAAGCAGGGATATCACCAGCTTCGGCTTCGACTAGGTCGTGAATAATAACCATCTTAAGTAATTTCTCAATATTTACTTTTTGATCCAAATAAGGTTCAACTAAAATAGCCATTAGAGACATACGCCATGTATGTTCGGCAACACTTTCTTGACGTCCGTTAGAAAGCCAGCTATGTCGCATTTCATATTTTAGTTTTTCTGCTAATGCAATGACTTGTAAAATGTTGTGTTCCATCGTGATCCTCCTCATTTATCCATACTATAATTCTAATATAGAAATGAAATGTGTCAATTTCATGAGTATATTGCGATAAACAGATGATAAGCGTATAATACATGTTATATGTGAAAACGTATTATTAAAATAAAAAAATGTTATATAAAAATGGAAAGGAAAGGGCAGAAATATGGGAGAGAAAAATCAAGTATTAGCTAGACCACAAAGAAGAAAAAGGAAGTTTGATATTTCTAGCCCAGTGGGCATTATAGTAGGGTTCATTATAGTGATAGCAGCAATTATGCTTGGCGGCGGTGGAATAAAAGCTTTTAAAAACTTTTTAGATGTTTCATCTATTTTAATTGTCATAGGGGGAACAACAGCGACAATTGTTGTGGCATATCGATTTGGAGAAATAAAAAAATATACGAAAAGCATTTTTACTGTTTTACATAGAAGAGAAGAAGATTTAGAACAGTTAACGGATTTGTTTGTCGATTTTTCGAAAAAGTCTAAAAAGCATGGCTTGCTTTCTTTAGAGGTTGATGGAGAGCAAGTAGACAATCCTTTTATTCAAAAAGGAATTCGATTAATGTTAAGCGGTTACGATGAAGATGAATTAAAAGAAGTGTTACTGAAAGATATTGAAACGGAAGTGTATGAGTTAAGAAAAGGAGCAGCATTATTAGATAAAATTGGTGATTTTGCTCCAGCTTGGGGAATGATTGGTACGTTAATCGGTCTTATCATTATGCTCCAAAACTTACAAGATACATCGCAAATTGGTACAGGGATGGCAGTTGCGATGTTAACGACATTATATGGGTCCGTACTTGCGAATATGATTGCAATCCCTCTTGCGGAAAAAGTATATCGTGGTATTGAAGATTTATATACAGAGAAGAAGTTTGTAATAGAAGCAATTTCAGAATTGTATCGTGGACAAATCCCTTCTAAATTAAAGTTGAAACTGGATACATACGTATACGAAACAAAGGTAAAAAAGGTAAAAGGAGCAGCCTAATATTTCAAGGAGTGGTATGATGAGTAAAGGACCGCAAAAGGGATCGCCTCGTTGGATGACGACTTTTACAGATTTAACAATGTTATTATTAACTTTCTTTGTATTACTAGTTGCTACATCAAAGCAAGATGCAGTAAAATTGTCAAAGATGCTTGAAAAGTTTAGTGATACGGGGCAAGTAGATGCAAAAGTAATGGAAAATACAATACCGGATATTTCACATGAAAAAAATGATGAAAAGATGATCTCAAAAAAGAGAATGGATGAATTATATAAGAAGTTAAAAGCGTATGTAGATAATAACGGTATTAGTCAA from Bacillus cereus G9842 includes the following:
- a CDS encoding MATE family efflux transporter, which codes for MEATEKLREKPIKSLFISYLIPAVLGMVLMSVNIVIDAVMISRGVGANGLAGVNVAIPAFSIFFSISLWIGMGGATLYSIALGENKRERARSIFTQSMTVAVVIVGVLAAICLWRIEDLAYLFGANEVILPYALDYLHVLLTFGMIYVLENILSTFIRNDGNPNLAMAGLVVTAVLNIVFDYIFIFIFGWGVTGAASATILSAAIGFLVLLTHFFRKSSILKWTKFHFEWDTVKQIMVIGFPSFTAESTVAIVTIGFNIAFVQYAGEVGVASYAMVNSIHAMTLLLFFGVGAALQPIASFHYGANLSERLREGLKFAVKIAVVLGGVAIIVGLFFGKYIIGLFDVQSPELLELTLTGISLFFIQYVFLGYNIVYGEYFQSVRQTKKSVLIIMSRGLLFILPLLWIMPKLFGINGIWLVMPVAEVMTAIIVFTMNRIKHPVPLNMAGEKEAI
- a CDS encoding DUF421 domain-containing protein, whose translation is MLLFLCNVSFFFILFLLSLKLLGKSALAQLTPHDFGAIIFLSYLAFQAIPVSGALQAFLGMVVITCLHLLLTKLSLFNKLNRFILGHPIILIKHGDIIFENLQKSRYPIAELLSNLRVAGYPSVHEIEYAILEANGAISILPKRELVPLTPKDLNIDVKYAGLPIALIVDSQIQYDNLKLIHKNEKWLYKELKEKGITNIKNVAFASVQETDGSFAISLKE
- a CDS encoding YdcF family protein — translated: MRKKKIMKCILVVIMICAVYMGFLQYHIYKHGHMNATYDADYIIVLGSKVNGTKPSYSLQYRIDKAAEYLKSHEKTIAIVSGGQGKGEDISEALAMKQGLIKQNIAEDRIIMEDKSTSTDENITFSKPLIPADMKKGMIVTNDFHMFRAKKIAAKQGLQLEGLPAKTPKPIIIPSNVREYLAITQYWFMNRI
- a CDS encoding DUF4870 domain-containing protein, which produces MKGNNILSSLCYFSIFFAPFLLPIIVYFVAEDEVKYHAKKAFWSHVFPYAILFGGLAVSGMYGLGFDQSDGAGIGMIITYAVFILVGIYYFIWNIVRGIKVLKTA
- a CDS encoding IS3 family transposase (programmed frameshift), which encodes MAKFTADEKIQIVLRYLNGNESYREMGRSLGISDTIILNWVNQYKQNGLEAFLKRCTNYTQQFKLDVLNFMIENGMSLFETAAIFNIPAPSTISVWKKQLETQGIDALQSKKKGRPSMKKDSNKQLKQPLAEGSVEALEARIKQLEMENEYFKKVKCLSSKQGKITKQDKAQVVYELRHKYSVKALVELATIPRSTYYDLVKKMNRPDVDADLKAEIKAIYEENEGRYGYRRIRDELTNRGQKVNHKKVQRIMKELGLKCVVRMKKYKSYKGKVGRIAPNILERNFHTDAPNQKWVTDITEFKLFGEKLYVSPVLDLYNGEIITYTIGSRPTYSLVSDMLEKALERLPETHQLLMHSDQGWHYQMRQYVRTLESRAIVQSMSRKGNCYDNAVIENFFGIMKSEFLYIKEFENVEHFKIELEKYIDYYNTKRIKEKLKMSPVQYRTHFYQAA
- the nfsA gene encoding oxygen-insensitive NADPH nitroreductase; the protein is MNEMIHKMEQHVSVRKYKEESIPKDVVEKMVHAAQHAASSHFVQAYSVIYVTDQELKAKLAELSGNRHVKDCAAFFICCADLKRLEIACEKHGTEIKHEGVEDFIVATVDASLFAQNLALAAESLGYGICYIGGIRNNPREVSELLHLPDKVYPVFGMTVGVPDEEHGVKPRLPVAAVLHENGYNEQKYDELLNEYDETMSAYYKERSSNQKNVTWTESMSSFMSKEKRMHMKEFLSEKGLNKK
- a CDS encoding sulfite exporter TauE/SafE family protein, with translation MGITFIFICIILVASILQASTGFGFSIMATPFLLMLFLPQEAIQINIILSLIISISLIWKIRMDVDFVLLKRFILGSIVGVPFGILIFISVNINTFKLAVSILLLLLTLLLICKIKVRSTQSRDFIVGGLSGLLTTSIGMPGPPLLLYFTGTDTEKEKLRATTLAFYLFIYFISLVTQILFTGTNKTIWESSFYAIPILFLGLFIGQIIFKWLNQRIFKIFTYILLSCTGMYLLIESLHLL
- a CDS encoding YjcZ family sporulation protein — protein: MSYGGSCAGFGGGFALLIVLFILLIIIGCSCWGGGGYGY
- a CDS encoding aspartyl-phosphate phosphatase Spo0E family protein — translated: MYYNFTSNIMGKGSFSIEMEMGQLQNKIENKKKELIQLVARHGLDHDKVLLFSRDLDILINKFMNGKDKVHK
- the hfq gene encoding RNA chaperone Hfq; its protein translation is MEHLQEELYKQIKEEKGTVTIFLKSGVRIVGEVVGVDKFTVLILVDGKQQLIYKQAISTIMK
- a CDS encoding HD domain-containing protein, which translates into the protein MEHNILQVIALAEKLKYEMRHSWLSNGRQESVAEHTWRMSLMAILVEPYLDQKVNIEKLLKMVIIHDLVEAEAGDIPAFDTMNSHELQLQKQKNELEAILNIKQTLTSSLGEELYDLWMEFEAKETYEAKVANALDKLEVKIQHNEADIDTWLPIEHKMTFQVAKHTNFDSFLSKLQKIIEQDGEKKLIAAGIDVEACKQ
- a CDS encoding flagellar motor protein MotP is translated as MGEKNQVLARPQRRKRKFDISSPVGIIVGFIIVIAAIMLGGGGIKAFKNFLDVSSILIVIGGTTATIVVAYRFGEIKKYTKSIFTVLHRREEDLEQLTDLFVDFSKKSKKHGLLSLEVDGEQVDNPFIQKGIRLMLSGYDEDELKEVLLKDIETEVYELRKGAALLDKIGDFAPAWGMIGTLIGLIIMLQNLQDTSQIGTGMAVAMLTTLYGSVLANMIAIPLAEKVYRGIEDLYTEKKFVIEAISELYRGQIPSKLKLKLDTYVYETKVKKVKGAA